The DNA segment AAAGCGGCCTCGCACTCCCGCTCGAAATCGATTCCTCCCACGACATCACCATCGCGAATTTCCACAGCTATCGCGTCATCAGTTCCTTTCAACCGTTCCCCTGGGCCGCGAAAGTTTCCAACTCCCACGACATCCGCTTCCGCAATTTCCATTGCTACAGCAACAGCAAAGTCAGTTTCGACGCCGGCATCTTCGATCAGACCCACAACTTTGAAATTCGCGACCACGAATTCGCCTGGCTCACCCTCTCCGGTCACGCACCTGTCGCACCCAAATCGCGCCCCTCGCCCGTCGTCGAAAAAGGCGCCACCGTCCAAAAAGTCGCTGGCGGCTTCTACAACATTTCCGGCGGCGCAATCGCTCCGAACGGCGATATCTATTTCGTCGACGCCCACTCCAACCGCGTCTACCACTGGGACATCTCCGCCCGCCAACTTTCCACCATCACCAACGCCTCCACTCTCAGCCCGGTCAACCTGATGATCGGCCAATCCGGAAACCTCGTCATCGTTTCCTACAATGGCGACGGAACCGTCTACGCGCTCAATACCGAAGGAAAAGTCTCCACGCTCGAATCCTCTTCCGCCGCCCCGCAAACCGACCCGATTTTTTATCTGCCCGTGAGCGATTGGACTGCAAACCGCGGCTCCCTCATGCACCCCGCCGCCTGGTTCATTTCACCGGATGGAAAAACCGTCCTCCCCGTCGGCTCGGATTTTCTGGAAGGCGCCGTGAGTTGGGGGATCAAATCCAGCCCGCCCATCCGCTCCTTCGGCCTCGCTGAAGCCACACCCGGAAAACCATTTTACGTCACGGAAGA comes from the Candidatus Angelobacter sp. genome and includes:
- a CDS encoding SMP-30/gluconolactonase/LRE family protein, with the translated sequence STFAHAGMMISDTETEGRVYQMSSEHHVKHEIQIHNAAHWRIYALQTEEERGESGLALPLEIDSSHDITIANFHSYRVISSFQPFPWAAKVSNSHDIRFRNFHCYSNSKVSFDAGIFDQTHNFEIRDHEFAWLTLSGHAPVAPKSRPSPVVEKGATVQKVAGGFYNISGGAIAPNGDIYFVDAHSNRVYHWDISARQLSTITNASTLSPVNLMIGQSGNLVIVSYNGDGTVYALNTEGKVSTLESSSAAPQTDPIFYLPVSDWTANRGSLMHPAAWFISPDGKTVLPVGSDFLEGAVSWGIKSSPPIRSFGLAEATPGKPFYVTEESGHLTFATDVSADGSLQNFRLFANRGGENVASDTKGNVYIADGQIYVYNSSGKQIDTIRVPERPTQILFGGPDHKTMFLPARSSLYSIRMQQPGR